The window TTCATCAGGGTAGGGGCGATATCTTTGAGCGCACCGCCGTCCTTCAGCGTGCAGCCTTTATGCTCCTCACTGACCAGAATCAGCGGCACCGGATTCAGGGTGTGGGCCGTATGCGGTTGCTCGGTTTCCGGGTTGACCATAGTCTCGGCATTGCCGTGATCCGCCGTGACCAGAAGGGTACCACCCATCTCCTGCACCTGTTCGGCAAGCCGCCCTAGGCAGAGATCCACGGTTTCGCAAGCCAGCACCGCCGCCTCCAGTACCCCGCTATGCCCTACCATATCCCCGTTGGCAAAGTTGAGGATCACCATATCATAGGGTGTGCCTGCCGCTGCCTGATCTGTCAGTGCTGCCAGTAAGCGGTCGGTAACTTTCACCGCACTCATTGCTGGCTTGAGGTCATAGGTCGCCACATCCCGTGGTGACTCAACGAGGATGCGGTCTTCGCCGGGAAAAGGTTTCTCTCCACCGCCATTGAAGAAATAGGTCACATGGGCATATTTCTCTGTCTCGGCGATCCGTAGCTGATGCATATCAGCCTTGCTCGCCTCTTCCCCGAGGATACGGGTCAGGCTCTGCGGAGGAAAGGCGATGGGAAAGGAAAAGTCTGCCTCATATTCAGTCATGGTGACCAGCTCCAGCAGCTTGGGCCGATTGCTGACATCAAAGCCTTGGAAGTCGGCATCGGAAAAGGCATGGCAGAGTTCCCGCACTCGATCAGCCCGGAAATTGAAAAAGACAACGGCATCGCCGTCGCTGATCTTGCCCACCGGCTGTCCCTCAGCATCAAGAAGTACCGTGGGCTTGATGAACTCATCGGTTTCCTCCCGCGCATAGGCATCCTGCACCGCTTGCAAAGGATCTTCCGCAGTCTGTCCCTGCCCGTTGACCAGAGCCTGCCAGGCCTTTTCTACGCGGTCCCAGCGGGTATCCCGATCCATAGCCCAGTAGCGGCCCGAGACCGTTGCCACCTGCCCGCAGCCGATTTGCTCAATGGCGGAAAGCAGCTCTTCCATATAGCCTGCTCCGCTGGAGGGCGCAGTGTCCCGTCCATCCATGAAGCAATGCACCTTGGCATCAAGTCCACGCTCTCCTGCCATTGCCAACAGGGCCTCTAGGTGCTTGAGGTGGGAATGGACTCCGCCGTCCGAAAGCAATCCGCAGAAATGGATGCGACTGCCTGCGGCCTTGACCTGCTCCATGACCTTGGTCAGTGCCGGGTTGTCGGCAAACTCATCCAGCTCTATAGCCCGGTTAATCCGGGTGTAGTCCTGATACACGATCCGCCCGGACCCGATATTCAGATGCCCGACCTCGGAGTTGCCCATCTGGCCTTCAGGCAGACCGACCAAGCCGTTATGAGCAACCAAGGTGGTTGAGGGATAGTCCGCAGCCCAGCGATCCATATTCGGAGTATGAGCTACGGAAACCGCATTGCTTGCTGATGCCGGGGCAAGCCCCCAGCCGTCCAGGATTGCTAAAACTACCGGCCTGTTGTCCGCCATCAGTCTTCCTCCTTTTCTTCAATGCCCAGCTCTTTCAGATCTACCCGAGGGGCGTCATGCCAGAGTCCTTCCAGGTCATAAAATTCCCGTTGGTCTTTATAGAAGATATGGGTCACGATATCACCGAAATCCAGCAGAACCCACATGCCTTCCTTTAACCCCTCAGAATGCGTGCTGTTTACTCGTTTGGAGCGCAATTCTGCCTCTATCGCATCAGCCAGCCCCTGGACATGGCGGCTGGAACGACCGCTCATAATAATAAAATAATCAGTAAAGGAGGATTCGGCATGAACGTCCAGGATAACCAGATCTTCCGCCTTGGTGTCTAGCGCCGTGCGGGCGCAGATTTCAGCCAGTTCCAGAGAGGTTCGTTCGCGGTGTTCTTTTTTCAGCTGTCGCATCTTATGATATAACTCCTATCCCGGCCCAGTGGGCCGGGACAACAATGGATGAAAATCGGTAGGATGAAGGAGTCATCCGACACTTTCATATAAAAAATAAGTTTGTAAGGTTCAAAGGCGGTGTCCTGACAGGAGGGGTCAGCTTTTCCCTTTCTTTACTCTTGGCTTTCTGGGCGGAAACTCAAAGGTGATCTTTCCTTTGTTGTCCATGCAGAGATATGCGTCAAAGGGTCGTTTTCTTTTGGAAATAAATCCTTTGATCAGCTCGGTTTTCCCCTTGGTCAATAATTGGGCGATATTCTCGCGAGTAATGGCGCGTTCTAGGATGATTTTTCCTATGCGCAATCCTATTTCCCGATCCCCCTCAAGAGCGGATTCCGACATATAGGCCATAGGGGTTTCAAAGACCTTGGTCTGATCCGCAGGTGAGATGCCGATGGGCTCCTGCTGTTTAATAGCCTCCATATCAAGGTCATCGGTGGAGTCGGCAAATTGAAAAGAGATCTTGGAGTCCTTGATAACAATGGAGGCGGTAAAGGGTTTTCCCTTTTTAGAGCGAAAATCCGTGTACGGCCCCACAGTTTCTCCGCGAATCAGGCGGATGATCTCGTCCTCCTCCATGATTCTGCCGCCGAGAATTTTGCGGATCATCAGCTTGCCGTCTTCTGACTGGTAGGCGGTTGCGTTCTCAAAGAATTTCATGCCGTCAACCGGAGAAAACGGAGCCTCCTTTCGAACAGCTTCTTCGCCGGTTTTTACCTGCTCGACAATCTTCGCGGTCTGATTCCGAATCTCCCGCATGAACTGCTCCCGGGTTATCTTTCCCCGAAGGATCTGACTGAGTTTATACTCCCATTCGCCGGTCAGTTCCGGTGAGGCAAGGACATCAATATCCCGCGCTTCCAGAAGGGCGATTAGCTCAAATGCCTTGCCTGTGGGAATGAGTTCCTTTTGCTCCCGAACAACGTATTTTTCATTGAGCAGTTTTTCAATAATAGCAGCACGGGTGGCAGGGGTACCGAGACCGCGCTCCTTCATAGCCTCGGCCAGCTCTTCGTCATCCACCAGCTTGCCAGAATGCTCCATAGCTGAGAGCAGGGTGGCCTCTGAAAATCGAGCAGGCGGTTTAGTGACAAGCTTTTTTTGCTCTATTTCTTTGCAGAGCACAGGCTTCCCTTCCGGTAGGGCCACGAGGGTGTTTGCGTCACCGGCCCCAGGCTTGGACCCGTACACCGCCTTCCAGCCCGGTTCCACCAGGATTTTCCCCTCGGTGAGAAAGGTCTCCTGTTCCACAATGGAAATCCGGCGGGTGTTATGAAAGATCGCCGCAGGAAAGAGGATGGCCAGGAAACGCTGCACGATCATCTGGTAGATCTTTAGTTCCGGTTCACTGAGGGTGCCGGGAAGACCGGAGGTGGGAATGATCGCAAAATGATCGCTGATCTTTTTATTATTAAAGAGTCGTTTATTCTTTTGGTTCTTTTGCAGATAACCTTTACTCAGGGCCTCAGCGGCAAATTTCCCGTATTGCCATCCCTGCTGGCGTTCCAGCACCGCATGGACGGACTCAGCATAATCTTCCGGCAAACAGCGACTGTCTGTTCTGGGGTAGGTGATGAGTTTGTGGCGCTCATACAGGGCTTGAGCAAGGCCTAAGGTGTTTTTGGCTGAAAAACCGAACCGAGAGTTTGCCTCTCGTTGCAACGTTGTTAGATCATACAGCTGGGGCGGGGCTTGGCTGGAATCCTTATGGGTTTGTTCAACCTGTGCCTCTTTATCGAGACATTTTTCAGCGATTGCTCTGGCCTGTTTTTCTTCCCAGATGCGTTTTTTATTGGCATGGGGATTATCTGGATCTTTTTTAAAGTCCGTGTCAATCCAGATTCCCTGATAGACCGCATTCTCGCAAAGGAAATCAGCATGCAGTTCCCAATAATCGACCGGGATAAAGGCGCGTCGTTCCGCTTCCCGCTTGACCAACAAAGACAGGGTAGGGGTCTGAACCCGTCCGCAGGGGGTTTTTCTGAATCCGCCGTGGCGAGAATTATAGCAGGTCAGGGCGCGGGTGGCGTTGATACCGATGAGCCAGTCTGCCTCGGAGCGGCAGAGTGCCGCATCTTCAAGGCTCAGCATCTCTTCATTTTCACGCAGGTTTTGTAATCCTGCTCGGATGGAATCCAAGGTCATGGATTGGAGCCAGAGCCTGCGGATGGATTTTCCTGCCACAGATCTGGTAGAGGCGTGTTTGAGGATGTATTTGAAGATGAGCTCACCTTCGCGACCAGCATCACAACCATTGACAATGATCTCAACGTCCTTGCGCCGAATCAACTTGCTCAGGGCATTGTACTGGGTCTTGGTATTGGGGAGTACGCTCAGGGGGAATTCTTCCGGCAGAATGGGCAGGTTGTCCAAGGTCCATTTCTGAAATTTTGGGTCAATCTCTTCGGGAAAACCGATAGAGACAAGATGGCCGACCGCATAGGAGACGATATAATCATCGCCCTCGAAATGGGTTTTAGATTTTGTGAATTTGCCGGGCAGGGCCTTGACAATATCAGCGGCCACGCTGGGCTTTTCTGCTATGATGAGTGTTTTTCCCATGGTGAGTTTTTTCTGTGGCCAAGGGAGCTTGAATTCTTGGCTGAACTGTTCGTATTTTTATACGGTTATTTTTTGAGATATTGACGAGTGCTACAGTATTTCCAGAACAAACCAAGCAATCATCAGCCCGGAAATAACTAGATTGGCAATCACCCCGCCCATGAAACCGAGAAACGAGCCGAAGCCAGAATGCAGGGCCTGTTTGATCTGTTCGCCCATGATCAGTTCACCGACGATAGCTCCGAGTAAGGGGCCGACAATAATGCCGATAGGTCCAAGGACAAAGACCAGCAAGGAGCCGAGCACAGCACCCCAGGCAGCTGCCTTTGACCCGCCAAACATTTTTACCCCGAAAGCTGTGGCGAGAAATTCAATCAGGTAGCTCAGGGCGACTAAAACGGTCTGTCCGACAAAGAACCAAGCGGATAAGCTGTCGAATTCTGTAATTAATCCGTAGGACACAAAGCCAACGAGGATTAACACCGTCCCCGGAAGGGCGGGGAAAACCGTCCCAATCAGTCCTCCAATAATAAAAGGGAGGCTTGCCAGAAAACCCCAAACATGGGCATTCGCAAGGGTGACTGTATAGAGTGAAGAAAACCAGTCTGTTATTGTCTGCACATACGCCTGCACATACGTCTCCGAGGTGCGAAAAAAGAATGAACCGAAGTCGCGTCACGCGTGACCTGTACCTGCCTCGGATGAAGTAGGGGTAACAACAAAGAGGCTCAGGCTGTACAGATAAGAATAAATCTGCACAGCCTGAGCCTTCAATGTCAGCCGGGCTGAGATCGACCGTATCGGTCCGATAATAAAAACAGTCGGCGTTATTTCGCTTGAGCAGGCTGCTCTTGCTGGACTGGAGCTGTGTCCTTCTGCATGGCTTCTTCTGACAGATCCTGTACCATGAGATGCATTTTTTCCGCCATGCCCTGTTGGGCGTTTTCCTGCTCGGTGATTTTAGAGAGCAGAACCTTTGTGTTGACCTTGCAGGCCTGTAAGTCGCTGTCTACCTCTGCGAGGGACGCATTTCTTTCTTCAACAACCTTTTCAAAGCCGATGACCTGGGCGCGGAGAGATTCTGTTTCAGTTGAGGTTTCATTTTGTTTTTTCAGGAGCTGGGCAATCTGGGCTTCAGCCTGTGCTCTGAGTTCTGCCTGCTCTTTTTCGAGCTGGGCAATCTGGGCTTCAGCCTGTGCTCTGAGTTCTGCCTGCTCTTTTTCGAGCTGGGCAATCCGAGTTTCAGCTTTTTTTAATTTTTCCAGTGTTTCATTGTGCGCAGCATTTTTTTCTTGGAGGTTTTGCTGCTGCTCAGATCCAGTCTGTGCCAGTTTATCTTTCGCGTTTTTTAGGGCAAGCTCCAGCTCATTGATTTTTTCAAGCAGGACTTTTACATCTTTATTAAGGGCAGTCAGTGCCGATTTTTTATCAGAGAATTCTTTTGCCAAGCGTTGAATTTTTGTCTCAGCCTTGCCCAATTTTTCTTCAGCATCGGTAAGTGCTGCTGTTTTTTCCTGCAATGCCTGACGGGTATTGGCAAACTCTGTTTCTACAGCGGCAAGCTGTACTTCAGCGTCCTTCTTCTCCTGGGTGAGCTGTTTGTTAGAACCGGTTTCGCTCTGCCCCCACCAGGAGGTCAACAGTAAAAGAATAATCAGGGCTCCGATAAGAGAATTTTTGTTTAAAAGATTGTTCATCATGACCTAACTCCTATTAGTTATAAAAAGTTGTTCACTGAATTCCCGAGTTATTTGTCGAGAGTCTCAGAGTAGTCTGGAGACGGTTGAAATTGTGCCTAAAAATCACTCAAATGATGTGTGGTCAAGAGCAGCTAATTCCTTGTCAACACGACTGAGATTCCGTTTTACCTTCGTATCCAGTCCGGCAAGAGGATATTTTTGTAGGATATCTTCTAAAAGCGTTTTGGAAGAAAGGAGATGCTGCTTTCTGGCCTTGGGGTCTGTTGCAGAGTTGGCACGTTGAAAAAAGTTAGCAGCTTTTCTGCGTGCCTCCTGTCCGGCTGCCAATGAGGCTTTTTTTATTTTTTTGCGTGCCTTGGCATCCAGAGAAGTGTTGAGCAAGTTGGAGTACAGAGCAATAGCCTTATCATACTCTGCGGCCTGGAAGGCCTCCTCTGCCTTGACCCACTTTTTTTGTAGTGCTGTATCCGCAGTTTTTTCGGGAGGGTTTGAGGCTTTTTCTTTGTTCTCGGATGATCGGCTTATTTTTTTTTGTGCAGACAGCTCTGCAGGCTCAGCAGGCTGCCGGGCTTGAACTTGATTAACAGTATTCGGTTGATTCTGAGCTTCCTGCGGGACATTTCTGGTTACTGTGGCAGCTTGAGCTTGGTTTGCAGTGTTCGGTTGATTTTGTCCTTCCTGCGGGTTATTTCCGGTCACAGAGACATCAGGGAGTGCCATCGTCGGGGAAGGCGGAAAATCCACCCGCACAGGAGGGGGCGGCACGGTGAGAGAGTCTTTTCTCTGTTGGATGATGTCCTGTTTATCAAGAGGAAGAATATCAAGCGGTACTTGTTTCAGCAAGGCCAATGCGTCCTGTTGCTGTTGATTGGCCACTAAAAAGTCAAAGTGTCGTAGAAGTCCCTGAAACCACTGTTCCGCCTCCTGTTCAGCTTTGGCCTCCAGATTTTCAACATTGGAGCGCAGGGGCGAGTCGGGAAAGTTTTGGACAAAGGTTCTGGCCTGTTGAACAACAGTGAATCCGTCCTGTTCTGGATTGGATGTCATCGAACTGAGTAGCAAGGATGCGTAAGCATCAACCTTTTCCCTCTGGGAGTCGACTGATTGTAAGGCAGCCAGATGCTGTTTATCAAAAGTTGCGTGTAGTTGTTGGAGTTCTTCATACAGTATTCTTGCAGGAAGGTAGTTTCTTAGGGCAAACTCAAGCTCTGATATTTTTTTCAGTATTTTTATCTGAAGCGTTCTGTTGCCTGTTGGGCGGACGCTTGCGAGTAAGTCGCTGAAAAGACGCCGAGATTCCTGTTCTTTTCCTCGTTTAAGTAAAGATTGGGCGTACTGATATCTTTCCTCGTAATTTGGCATCGGGTCAGTTAGAGCCAGTGGGTCGGCCTCATGGCTGTTCACGTTTTGCCCGTACGGCGTTCGGTTTTGTGGATAGTTACTGAAATTAGGCTTGCTAAAATCAGGTTGTCTTGGCTGGAAAACATTATTACCGGAGATTGTCGTTGGATTCGTAATTACCCTAGGTGTAACGATATACTGAGGTTTTGTTGATAATTTCTTAAATAAAGACGGGCAGCTACCTTCAAGGTAGGTAAAGTCTCTGTTTTGGAGATGTTGCAGGGGTATAATGACTTTTTCACGGGAATCAGCGATATTGCGATCATTGAAGAGTTGGATCTGCAATGTCGTGTATGCGTCATGCAACGCTGCTACTTTGCTTTGGCAGGAAATAAGTTTCCTCGACTGCTCCGGCGTACGATACTGGGATTTGTTTTGCTCCAGCTCTTGCCAGGATTTTGTTCGCTGCGCATAAAATGAAACTCGACCACGTATAGTTGAACGTATAGGCTGTAATACTTGTCTGTTATAGGCGAGTTGT is drawn from Candidatus Electrothrix rattekaaiensis and contains these coding sequences:
- the gpmI gene encoding 2,3-bisphosphoglycerate-independent phosphoglycerate mutase, giving the protein MADNRPVVLAILDGWGLAPASASNAVSVAHTPNMDRWAADYPSTTLVAHNGLVGLPEGQMGNSEVGHLNIGSGRIVYQDYTRINRAIELDEFADNPALTKVMEQVKAAGSRIHFCGLLSDGGVHSHLKHLEALLAMAGERGLDAKVHCFMDGRDTAPSSGAGYMEELLSAIEQIGCGQVATVSGRYWAMDRDTRWDRVEKAWQALVNGQGQTAEDPLQAVQDAYAREETDEFIKPTVLLDAEGQPVGKISDGDAVVFFNFRADRVRELCHAFSDADFQGFDVSNRPKLLELVTMTEYEADFSFPIAFPPQSLTRILGEEASKADMHQLRIAETEKYAHVTYFFNGGGEKPFPGEDRILVESPRDVATYDLKPAMSAVKVTDRLLAALTDQAAAGTPYDMVILNFANGDMVGHSGVLEAAVLACETVDLCLGRLAEQVQEMGGTLLVTADHGNAETMVNPETEQPHTAHTLNPVPLILVSEEHKGCTLKDGGALKDIAPTLMNLLGLEQPEEMEGENLIA
- the rsfS gene encoding ribosome silencing factor, producing MRQLKKEHRERTSLELAEICARTALDTKAEDLVILDVHAESSFTDYFIIMSGRSSRHVQGLADAIEAELRSKRVNSTHSEGLKEGMWVLLDFGDIVTHIFYKDQREFYDLEGLWHDAPRVDLKELGIEEKEED
- a CDS encoding DNA topoisomerase III, producing MGKTLIIAEKPSVAADIVKALPGKFTKSKTHFEGDDYIVSYAVGHLVSIGFPEEIDPKFQKWTLDNLPILPEEFPLSVLPNTKTQYNALSKLIRRKDVEIIVNGCDAGREGELIFKYILKHASTRSVAGKSIRRLWLQSMTLDSIRAGLQNLRENEEMLSLEDAALCRSEADWLIGINATRALTCYNSRHGGFRKTPCGRVQTPTLSLLVKREAERRAFIPVDYWELHADFLCENAVYQGIWIDTDFKKDPDNPHANKKRIWEEKQARAIAEKCLDKEAQVEQTHKDSSQAPPQLYDLTTLQREANSRFGFSAKNTLGLAQALYERHKLITYPRTDSRCLPEDYAESVHAVLERQQGWQYGKFAAEALSKGYLQKNQKNKRLFNNKKISDHFAIIPTSGLPGTLSEPELKIYQMIVQRFLAILFPAAIFHNTRRISIVEQETFLTEGKILVEPGWKAVYGSKPGAGDANTLVALPEGKPVLCKEIEQKKLVTKPPARFSEATLLSAMEHSGKLVDDEELAEAMKERGLGTPATRAAIIEKLLNEKYVVREQKELIPTGKAFELIALLEARDIDVLASPELTGEWEYKLSQILRGKITREQFMREIRNQTAKIVEQVKTGEEAVRKEAPFSPVDGMKFFENATAYQSEDGKLMIRKILGGRIMEEDEIIRLIRGETVGPYTDFRSKKGKPFTASIVIKDSKISFQFADSTDDLDMEAIKQQEPIGISPADQTKVFETPMAYMSESALEGDREIGLRIGKIILERAITRENIAQLLTKGKTELIKGFISKRKRPFDAYLCMDNKGKITFEFPPRKPRVKKGKS
- a CDS encoding DUF456 family protein; this encodes MQTITDWFSSLYTVTLANAHVWGFLASLPFIIGGLIGTVFPALPGTVLILVGFVSYGLITEFDSLSAWFFVGQTVLVALSYLIEFLATAFGVKMFGGSKAAAWGAVLGSLLVFVLGPIGIIVGPLLGAIVGELIMGEQIKQALHSGFGSFLGFMGGVIANLVISGLMIAWFVLEIL